A part of Gracilimonas sediminicola genomic DNA contains:
- a CDS encoding YicC/YloC family endoribonuclease, translating to MIISMTGFGRGEASENGITATVEIKSLNSRYLDLSIRLPQRLQDKELEVKELVQKTINRGKLNITVYLSESETGEPSIRVDEKKVKGYCRILDNLREAAGISDPISIKDITQFGDVFINEEEDEEVLEQKWKVAEKALSEAVESLLKMRTQEGSQLKNDLVDRIEFIDENLEIITTETAGRAEDARDKLLERINNLIEEDKIDPERLELEVAILVDKMDVTEEIVRLRSHLKFFIEAVEQPEPAGRRLNFLTQEINRELNTIGSKANNSDIAQYVVKCKEALEQIREQVQNVE from the coding sequence ATGATTATATCAATGACCGGCTTTGGTCGCGGAGAAGCCTCTGAAAATGGCATCACGGCCACGGTTGAAATTAAATCACTAAACAGTCGCTATCTGGATCTGAGTATTCGCCTGCCTCAGCGTTTGCAAGACAAAGAACTTGAAGTCAAGGAACTGGTTCAGAAAACGATTAATCGTGGTAAACTGAATATTACTGTTTACCTGTCGGAATCAGAAACGGGTGAGCCTTCCATCCGGGTGGATGAAAAGAAAGTGAAAGGTTATTGCCGAATTCTGGATAATCTCAGGGAAGCAGCCGGCATCTCAGATCCCATTTCCATCAAAGACATAACCCAGTTTGGTGATGTGTTTATTAATGAGGAAGAAGATGAAGAAGTGCTGGAGCAAAAATGGAAAGTGGCTGAAAAAGCACTTTCAGAAGCGGTGGAATCTCTCCTGAAAATGAGAACCCAGGAAGGCAGTCAGCTTAAAAACGACCTGGTGGACCGCATCGAGTTTATCGATGAAAATCTGGAAATTATCACCACGGAAACGGCCGGGCGAGCTGAAGATGCACGGGATAAGCTGCTGGAACGGATCAACAACCTGATTGAGGAAGATAAAATTGACCCCGAACGACTGGAATTGGAAGTAGCCATTCTTGTTGATAAAATGGATGTAACGGAAGAGATTGTTCGTCTGCGCTCACACCTGAAATTCTTTATTGAAGCCGTTGAACAACCTGAACCGGCCGGCCGACGACTCAACTTCCTGACCCAGGAGATCAACCGTGAGCTCAACACCATCGGTTCCAAAGCTAACAACTCCGACATTGCCCAGTATGTAGTAAAATGCAAAGAGGCGCTGGAGCAAATCCGTGAACAAGTCCAAAACGTGGAATAA
- the gmk gene encoding guanylate kinase has product MKKGKVIILVAPSGGGKTTLARRLFKEFEELKFSVSATTRPAREGEVDGKHYYFLTDVDFDQKTAEGEFLEWEEFYGGKKYGTLRSEVDKKLNSGYFVLLDIEVKGAVNIKKIYGDESLSLFIKPPSIDVLKQRLLARGTEDDETLALRLERAKEELTYADQFDQVIINDNLDTAYAEVKKAVVKFMNQN; this is encoded by the coding sequence ATGAAAAAAGGTAAAGTCATCATATTGGTTGCACCCAGCGGAGGCGGAAAAACGACCCTCGCGCGCCGGCTATTTAAAGAATTTGAAGAGCTTAAGTTTTCTGTTTCGGCAACCACCCGTCCTGCCCGGGAAGGAGAAGTGGACGGAAAGCACTATTATTTCCTCACTGACGTCGATTTTGACCAGAAAACAGCCGAAGGCGAATTCCTGGAATGGGAAGAATTCTATGGGGGAAAGAAATACGGCACACTGCGTTCAGAAGTTGATAAAAAACTAAATTCAGGCTATTTTGTTCTGCTTGACATCGAAGTAAAAGGTGCGGTGAATATCAAAAAGATTTACGGAGACGAAAGTCTCAGTTTATTTATTAAACCGCCTTCAATTGATGTTTTGAAGCAGCGCTTACTTGCCCGCGGAACCGAAGATGATGAAACACTGGCTTTGCGGCTCGAACGTGCCAAAGAAGAACTTACATATGCTGATCAGTTCGATCAGGTTATTATAAATGACAATTTGGATACGGCTTATGCAGAGGTTAAGAAAGCCGTTGTCAAATTCATGAATCAAAACTGA
- a CDS encoding DNA-directed RNA polymerase subunit omega, whose product MAVQTLDIEKLKFKTGNKYELLVILSKRARQIAAQEKLELDEKLQYFEGFEEEDEFSFNEEQENISKAFEKLPHATQRSIVEMQEDQIYYRHPEKED is encoded by the coding sequence ATGGCAGTCCAAACATTAGACATTGAAAAACTGAAATTCAAAACAGGTAACAAATATGAGTTACTTGTGATCCTTTCCAAAAGAGCACGCCAGATTGCAGCTCAGGAGAAATTAGAACTGGACGAAAAACTCCAGTATTTCGAAGGATTTGAAGAAGAAGACGAGTTTTCTTTCAACGAAGAGCAGGAGAACATCTCCAAAGCTTTCGAAAAGCTTCCACACGCTACTCAGCGTTCTATTGTGGAAATGCAGGAAGACCAAATTTATTACCGACATCCTGAAAAAGAGGATTAA
- the coaBC gene encoding bifunctional phosphopantothenoylcysteine decarboxylase/phosphopantothenate--cysteine ligase CoaBC has product MLSGKRIILGVTGGIAAYKAAFLLREFQKAGAEARVTMTPSATRFVGLETFASLSGHEVAVDIFPDEGDSSDWTRHINWGEWADLFVIAPCTANTLAKIATGLSDNMLTSTVLAARCPILICPTMDGEMYEAPGVSDNLKKAQENGYHVLEPESGYLASGLEGKGRLPEIEAILEKSSDIIGSIEGPLEGQKVVVTAGPTREHIDPVRFISNPSSGKMGVAMAEAAQSLGADVTLIHGPLSIPTPEDIHSVKITSTADLFDAVKQYAAADVIIMAAAVSDFTPEEVHQNKVKKDKADNEIKLKQTPDIISWLGEHKPKGQILIGFAMETENLIENATTKLNKKNADFIIANSLNDKDAGFEADTNSVHLLSKDSEQKFQGSKKDISIEILNTIFRS; this is encoded by the coding sequence ATGCTCTCCGGTAAACGCATCATTCTTGGTGTTACCGGAGGAATTGCAGCCTATAAAGCTGCTTTTTTACTCAGAGAATTTCAAAAAGCGGGAGCCGAAGCCCGCGTCACCATGACGCCTTCAGCCACCCGCTTTGTTGGTTTAGAGACTTTTGCTTCCCTTTCCGGCCATGAAGTGGCCGTAGATATTTTCCCCGATGAAGGAGACTCCAGCGACTGGACCCGCCATATTAACTGGGGCGAATGGGCTGATCTTTTTGTGATTGCTCCCTGCACGGCCAACACGCTTGCCAAAATCGCTACCGGCCTTTCTGACAATATGCTGACAAGCACCGTACTGGCTGCACGATGCCCCATTCTAATTTGTCCGACCATGGACGGAGAGATGTATGAAGCACCGGGCGTCTCAGATAACCTGAAAAAGGCACAAGAAAACGGATATCACGTTTTAGAGCCGGAATCCGGTTACCTGGCCAGTGGATTGGAAGGTAAAGGTCGCTTGCCTGAAATTGAAGCCATTCTTGAAAAATCTTCTGATATCATCGGATCTATTGAAGGGCCGCTGGAAGGACAAAAAGTGGTTGTAACTGCCGGTCCCACCCGTGAACACATAGACCCGGTTCGATTTATTTCAAATCCAAGTTCCGGAAAAATGGGCGTGGCTATGGCGGAGGCTGCTCAAAGCCTGGGCGCAGACGTAACGTTGATTCACGGCCCTCTTTCAATTCCCACACCGGAAGACATCCACTCCGTTAAAATTACCAGTACGGCCGATTTATTTGATGCTGTTAAGCAATATGCTGCTGCAGATGTGATCATCATGGCAGCGGCTGTTTCTGACTTCACCCCCGAAGAAGTGCACCAAAATAAAGTGAAGAAAGATAAAGCCGACAATGAGATTAAGCTGAAGCAAACCCCGGATATTATTTCATGGCTGGGTGAGCATAAACCAAAAGGACAGATTCTGATCGGTTTCGCCATGGAAACAGAAAACCTGATCGAGAATGCAACTACCAAGCTGAATAAGAAGAACGCCGACTTTATTATCGCTAATTCTTTAAACGACAAAGACGCCGGCTTCGAAGCTGATACCAATTCGGTCCACCTGCTGAGCAAAGACTCTGAGCAAAAATTTCAGGGAAGCAAAAAAGACATTTCGATTGAGATCCTGAATACGATTTTTAGAAGTTGA
- a CDS encoding esterase/lipase family protein: MPDRSTLLKRFELKEFPQPDMVQLKYPVFMCHGYGAIGSVIKSGPMHDPCMQIRAHGVPAIAPNVVPYARIETRAKNWVLLIDKFCKEYGCEKVNVVSHSMGGLDMRCALSKLDIAHRVASLTTIATPHHGSSLADLVLKAPELVTEKLSEMFDWFGDNMYPKTKSDALGSLEQLTCGYVTDVFNPEHPDAEDVAYYSYTAAVGKGTKFSINPMLKFQNSQIFEKEGENDAFVSVESAKWGTHLETVPLSHLAQMHLQMNKESQKIYEKFWLNLLKRLAKSGH; encoded by the coding sequence ATGCCCGACCGATCCACCCTTTTAAAACGATTTGAGCTGAAGGAGTTTCCACAGCCGGATATGGTACAGCTTAAATACCCTGTGTTTATGTGCCACGGTTACGGAGCTATAGGTTCGGTGATAAAGTCAGGCCCTATGCACGACCCGTGTATGCAAATCAGGGCCCATGGAGTACCGGCTATCGCTCCTAATGTTGTGCCTTATGCCCGGATCGAAACGCGGGCTAAAAACTGGGTTTTACTCATTGATAAATTTTGCAAAGAGTATGGTTGTGAAAAGGTTAATGTGGTTTCGCACAGCATGGGCGGACTCGATATGCGTTGCGCCCTATCCAAGTTGGATATTGCCCATCGGGTTGCAAGCCTCACCACCATTGCTACTCCCCACCACGGTTCCAGCCTGGCAGATTTAGTTTTGAAAGCCCCGGAATTGGTTACTGAAAAACTCAGTGAAATGTTCGATTGGTTTGGAGATAACATGTATCCGAAAACAAAAAGTGATGCCCTCGGGTCACTGGAGCAACTTACGTGCGGATATGTGACCGATGTTTTCAATCCGGAACACCCCGATGCCGAAGATGTAGCTTACTATTCTTACACCGCAGCTGTTGGAAAGGGAACCAAATTCTCTATCAACCCAATGCTGAAATTTCAAAACAGCCAGATTTTTGAAAAAGAAGGCGAAAATGATGCTTTTGTTTCTGTTGAAAGCGCAAAATGGGGAACACACCTTGAAACGGTTCCTCTTTCCCATTTGGCTCAGATGCACTTACAAATGAATAAGGAATCACAAAAGATCTACGAGAAGTTTTGGTTAAACCTGCTGAAACGGTTGGCTAAAAGCGGGCACTGA
- the surE gene encoding 5'/3'-nucleotidase SurE → MSDSKERPFILVSNDDGIFSPGIKALAEVAAEFGDVYIVAPDKEQSAVGHSITIQVPLRSSKFTVADKYEGEAVNGTPADCVKLAHGQLLDRKPDLVVSGINHGSNAGINIMYSGTVSAATEGTILGYPSIAVSCTDFNEDANLRGCQEAARRVIKHVLENGLPRGVTLNVNAPAGEFTDIKWTRQADSRYVEEYESRTDPFNRAYYWLTGKFELLDEGKDSDIHVLNEGLASVTPIQYDLTAYDLLEGKEDSDLQE, encoded by the coding sequence ATGAGCGATTCAAAAGAGCGACCTTTTATTTTAGTAAGTAACGACGACGGAATTTTCTCACCCGGTATTAAAGCGCTTGCCGAAGTAGCTGCCGAATTCGGGGATGTATATATCGTAGCACCTGATAAAGAGCAAAGCGCGGTAGGACATTCCATAACCATTCAGGTTCCGCTTCGGTCAAGTAAGTTCACTGTGGCAGATAAATACGAAGGAGAGGCCGTAAACGGTACCCCGGCTGATTGTGTGAAATTAGCTCATGGCCAGCTTTTGGACAGAAAGCCTGATTTAGTGGTTAGCGGAATTAACCATGGAAGTAATGCCGGCATCAATATCATGTATTCCGGGACCGTAAGTGCCGCGACTGAAGGAACCATTTTGGGGTATCCATCCATTGCAGTAAGCTGTACGGATTTCAATGAGGATGCCAACCTTCGCGGATGTCAGGAAGCCGCCCGACGGGTGATAAAACATGTACTGGAAAACGGGTTACCAAGAGGGGTTACGCTGAACGTAAACGCTCCTGCCGGTGAATTTACCGACATCAAATGGACACGCCAGGCCGATAGCCGATATGTCGAAGAATATGAAAGCCGAACCGATCCATTCAACAGAGCTTACTACTGGCTGACCGGTAAATTCGAATTACTGGACGAAGGAAAAGATTCGGACATTCATGTGCTGAATGAAGGGCTGGCTTCGGTTACGCCTATTCAGTACGATCTTACTGCTTATGATTTGTTAGAGGGAAAAGAAGACAGCGACCTGCAAGAGTAG
- the panB gene encoding 3-methyl-2-oxobutanoate hydroxymethyltransferase, with protein MSTQKNSDRPVKITTQTVVDMKRKGEKISMLTAYDFTMAQIIDQAGIEIILVGDSASNVMAGHETTVPMTLDHMIYHTSCVVRGVDRALVIADLPFMSYQVTTKEALISAGRMMKEAGAHAIKMEGGKPIINSVKKIVEAGIPVMGHLGLTPQSIYKFGTYKVRATEEQEAEELIRDAKLLEEAGCFSIVLEKIPAKLAARVTEEISIPTIGIGAGAGCDGQVLVIHDMLGLNKEFNPRFLRRYADLNTVMTDAVQNYIKDVKSKDFPNEEEQYGG; from the coding sequence ATGAGCACTCAAAAAAATTCGGATCGCCCGGTAAAGATTACAACCCAGACGGTGGTTGATATGAAAAGAAAAGGCGAGAAGATTTCCATGCTTACCGCCTACGATTTTACCATGGCTCAGATTATTGATCAGGCCGGAATTGAGATCATTTTGGTGGGAGATTCAGCCAGTAACGTAATGGCAGGTCACGAAACCACGGTTCCGATGACTCTGGACCACATGATCTACCATACCTCGTGCGTAGTTCGCGGTGTGGATCGGGCTTTGGTTATAGCTGATCTGCCCTTTATGAGCTATCAGGTAACCACGAAAGAGGCTTTGATCAGTGCGGGACGCATGATGAAAGAAGCCGGAGCCCACGCTATTAAAATGGAAGGCGGTAAACCGATCATAAATTCGGTGAAGAAAATTGTGGAAGCAGGCATCCCGGTGATGGGCCACCTTGGGTTGACCCCACAAAGCATTTATAAATTTGGAACGTATAAAGTTCGCGCCACCGAAGAGCAGGAAGCTGAAGAGCTGATCCGGGACGCCAAGTTACTCGAAGAAGCCGGATGTTTTTCAATCGTATTAGAAAAAATTCCTGCAAAACTTGCTGCAAGGGTTACGGAAGAAATTTCAATTCCAACCATAGGAATCGGAGCCGGAGCCGGTTGTGACGGCCAGGTTCTTGTTATCCATGATATGCTCGGACTCAACAAGGAATTCAATCCTCGGTTCCTGAGAAGATATGCGGATTTAAATACAGTAATGACTGACGCTGTTCAGAATTATATCAAAGACGTTAAGAGCAAAGATTTTCCAAACGAAGAAGAACAGTACGGCGGATGA
- the fabZ gene encoding 3-hydroxyacyl-ACP dehydratase FabZ: protein MKIEDIKKVLPHRYPFLLVDRVLELEEEKIKALKNVTANEEFFNGHFPGQPIMPGVLQVEALAQAGAIMLMTQKAENPDETLMVFTGINNCKFRRQVVPGDQLILEVEMGSMRRNFVTMKGRATVDGEVACELEASAALVPKDKA from the coding sequence ATGAAGATAGAAGACATCAAAAAAGTTCTCCCTCACCGATATCCATTTTTACTTGTAGACCGGGTGCTGGAGCTTGAGGAAGAAAAAATCAAAGCCCTCAAAAACGTAACGGCTAACGAAGAGTTTTTTAACGGCCACTTTCCCGGTCAGCCTATCATGCCCGGGGTGTTGCAGGTTGAGGCATTGGCTCAGGCCGGCGCTATCATGCTGATGACCCAGAAAGCGGAAAACCCTGATGAGACCCTGATGGTATTCACCGGAATCAATAACTGCAAGTTCAGAAGACAGGTAGTTCCCGGAGATCAACTGATCTTGGAAGTGGAAATGGGCTCTATGCGACGTAATTTCGTAACCATGAAAGGCAGGGCCACTGTTGATGGTGAAGTAGCCTGTGAACTGGAAGCATCGGCAGCATTGGTGCCGAAGGATAAAGCATGA
- the ubiE gene encoding bifunctional demethylmenaquinone methyltransferase/2-methoxy-6-polyprenyl-1,4-benzoquinol methylase UbiE, producing the protein MSEKVRSMFADIADDYDRVNSVLSFGVHHAWRKKAVLESGAHEGDHVLDCATGTGDLAIEFKKVVGESGYVLGTDFCAPMIEPAPEKAESAGLKIDFEVADAMNLPYEDDKFDISSIAFGIRNVDDPVVALKELARVVKPGGRVTVLEFGQPKGLMKYPYELYSQHIMPAIGGWLSGNREAYTYLPRTSAEFPAGDNFLALMDESGSFKEKRAVKLTGGIAYVYVGVVQ; encoded by the coding sequence ATGAGTGAAAAAGTAAGATCCATGTTTGCCGACATTGCCGATGATTACGATCGGGTAAACAGCGTATTATCATTCGGGGTGCATCACGCATGGAGAAAAAAAGCGGTATTGGAAAGCGGAGCTCACGAAGGGGATCACGTTCTTGACTGTGCGACAGGTACCGGTGATTTGGCGATCGAATTTAAAAAGGTGGTGGGGGAATCCGGTTATGTACTGGGAACCGATTTCTGTGCGCCCATGATTGAGCCGGCTCCTGAAAAAGCAGAAAGTGCCGGCCTGAAAATCGATTTTGAAGTCGCCGATGCAATGAACCTTCCCTATGAAGACGACAAATTTGATATCTCCAGTATCGCATTCGGTATCCGAAATGTGGATGACCCGGTAGTTGCTCTTAAAGAACTGGCACGTGTGGTGAAACCGGGTGGAAGGGTAACGGTGCTGGAATTCGGACAACCCAAAGGACTCATGAAATATCCGTACGAACTCTACAGTCAGCATATTATGCCGGCTATTGGCGGATGGCTCAGCGGAAATCGGGAAGCTTATACCTATCTGCCACGGACCAGTGCAGAATTCCCGGCCGGTGATAACTTTTTAGCTTTGATGGATGAATCGGGTTCTTTCAAAGAGAAGCGAGCCGTTAAGCTAACCGGTGGCATCGCATACGTTTATGTAGGAGTGGTTCAATAA
- a CDS encoding histidine phosphatase family protein encodes MKQLFIIRHGETDNNKQHIIQGRSLDASINELGRLQAEAIRDALEPFEVHRIVASGLRRTHETAQPLASQRKLDVHKFPELDEINFGVLEGKVFTEIKDEVMEVHEKWKSGNVDYAPKHGESPRETYARANTKVEEVLESSTEESIVFMIHGRLTRILLSEWLGHGLQNMHKIEHQNGAINHLTWHDGKFKAVELNKTDHLMELV; translated from the coding sequence ATGAAGCAACTATTCATCATTCGTCACGGAGAGACGGATAACAATAAACAGCATATCATTCAGGGGAGGAGCCTGGATGCTTCCATCAATGAGTTGGGACGATTGCAGGCCGAGGCTATTCGTGATGCTCTTGAACCCTTTGAAGTACATAGAATTGTAGCAAGCGGATTACGCAGAACTCACGAAACGGCTCAACCTTTGGCATCCCAAAGAAAGCTGGATGTCCATAAGTTCCCGGAACTGGATGAAATTAATTTTGGCGTTCTCGAGGGAAAGGTTTTCACTGAGATTAAAGATGAGGTCATGGAAGTACATGAAAAATGGAAAAGCGGGAATGTAGATTATGCTCCTAAACATGGAGAATCTCCCCGCGAAACCTATGCAAGAGCCAATACCAAAGTAGAGGAGGTCCTGGAGTCATCAACCGAGGAAAGCATTGTGTTTATGATTCATGGCCGACTAACCCGCATTTTATTATCCGAATGGTTGGGGCATGGGTTACAAAACATGCACAAAATTGAACATCAAAACGGGGCCATCAACCATCTTACCTGGCACGATGGAAAGTTTAAAGCCGTGGAGCTCAATAAAACCGACCACCTGATGGAGCTGGTGTAA
- a CDS encoding ComF family protein has translation MLLTKFKEGVLEVLFPKVCTVCGLKLSTNENFVCTVCLKDKFEEAYRGGKQASSDILLPEGISLQHALWNFDKGGHLQELLHQLKYNRLIGVGEDVGRQLGKSLLGNPLFVNGIKNKKALLLPVPLHKKKRRMRGYNQAFHIAKGVAEVTNLHIVRQETVIRTKNTSTQTGFSLEKRRKNISGAFQVQNPEAIEDAVCIVIDDVFTTGATTFELASKLKKAGCKEIMIATVAQA, from the coding sequence ATGTTGCTTACAAAATTTAAAGAGGGCGTTTTAGAAGTTTTATTTCCCAAAGTATGTACGGTTTGCGGGCTGAAGCTATCGACGAATGAAAACTTTGTATGTACGGTGTGTCTAAAAGATAAATTTGAGGAAGCTTACCGGGGTGGAAAACAAGCTTCAAGTGATATCCTGCTTCCGGAAGGGATAAGCCTGCAGCATGCGCTCTGGAATTTTGACAAAGGCGGGCATTTGCAGGAGCTTTTGCATCAGCTTAAATATAACCGGTTGATCGGAGTTGGCGAAGATGTGGGTCGTCAGCTTGGTAAAAGCCTGCTCGGTAATCCTCTGTTTGTCAACGGAATCAAAAATAAGAAGGCCTTGCTGCTTCCGGTTCCCCTTCATAAAAAGAAAAGAAGAATGCGGGGTTATAATCAGGCTTTCCATATTGCAAAAGGTGTAGCCGAGGTGACGAATCTTCATATTGTAAGGCAGGAAACGGTCATCCGGACTAAGAATACGAGCACACAAACCGGGTTTTCTCTTGAAAAGAGAAGGAAGAATATTTCCGGGGCTTTTCAGGTTCAGAATCCCGAAGCCATTGAGGATGCCGTTTGCATTGTGATTGATGACGTGTTCACCACCGGAGCCACTACCTTTGAGCTGGCATCCAAACTGAAGAAAGCCGGTTGTAAAGAAATTATGATAGCTACGGTAGCCCAGGCCTGA
- a CDS encoding helix-turn-helix domain-containing protein: MSLGKDLASIRKSQNLSLEDIQNAIKIPLNTLKSIEDDSIFSDKGKNKTYVRSFVRSYAKVLKIEDDEIVQALDEVEEGTYTGSLIGDSTEDEIESQFDLAPKDTLPSESPDDDKPAFEETKPKPEPNEPKRTPPPPEEDPINWADMGRKFTTASKDSRVWLVILILVIVGALGTTGYIFWDDIGSIFQSETAETEQPTTGQSDQNAIPPAPVDSTAITENNETETGETPAAENEQTSPAGPIELGDTLTISVYAAYGQLEPVRVTSDLNWRTNPFWMEQGESYYFDFSDTLLVRGQYSRLLLMFNGHVIENPRQNYFNSAFNSIMITRDVLDQPRYLAPPPSEFPLSVGPPDSTVYRIRL; encoded by the coding sequence ATGTCTCTGGGAAAAGACCTTGCCTCTATACGTAAAAGCCAAAACCTCTCATTAGAGGATATACAAAATGCTATTAAAATTCCTCTTAACACGCTGAAAAGCATTGAGGATGACAGCATATTTTCTGACAAGGGCAAGAACAAAACTTATGTTCGCAGCTTTGTACGAAGCTATGCCAAGGTTTTGAAAATTGAAGATGATGAAATTGTTCAAGCGCTCGATGAAGTGGAAGAAGGCACCTACACAGGTAGCTTGATTGGAGACTCCACGGAAGACGAAATTGAATCACAGTTTGATTTAGCCCCCAAAGACACCCTCCCTTCTGAAAGCCCTGATGATGACAAACCTGCTTTTGAGGAAACGAAACCCAAGCCGGAACCCAATGAACCGAAAAGAACTCCACCACCCCCCGAAGAAGACCCGATTAACTGGGCAGATATGGGCCGTAAGTTTACAACAGCGAGTAAAGACTCCAGAGTTTGGTTGGTGATATTGATTTTAGTGATTGTAGGTGCTCTTGGCACAACCGGATATATCTTCTGGGATGATATCGGCTCGATCTTCCAAAGTGAAACCGCAGAAACCGAGCAGCCAACAACCGGACAATCTGATCAAAATGCCATTCCACCTGCTCCGGTAGATTCCACCGCTATCACAGAGAATAATGAAACTGAAACAGGTGAAACGCCAGCTGCTGAAAACGAGCAAACATCGCCGGCGGGCCCCATTGAACTGGGAGATACGCTTACCATCTCTGTTTATGCCGCCTACGGTCAACTTGAACCCGTTCGGGTGACCAGCGACTTGAACTGGCGTACTAACCCTTTTTGGATGGAGCAAGGTGAGTCATACTATTTCGATTTCAGTGACACACTGCTTGTTCGCGGTCAATATAGCCGGTTATTGTTGATGTTCAATGGACATGTAATTGAAAACCCACGGCAGAATTATTTCAATTCAGCGTTCAACTCAATCATGATAACACGGGATGTGCTCGATCAGCCCCGATACCTTGCTCCTCCCCCAAGCGAGTTTCCGCTCAGCGTAGGCCCACCAGATAGCACCGTGTACAGAATCAGATTATAG